A single genomic interval of Arctopsyche grandis isolate Sample6627 chromosome 8, ASM5162203v2, whole genome shotgun sequence harbors:
- the AGO1 gene encoding protein argonaute-1 isoform X10, with protein sequence MSTERELTPGGPEPLAHLSIPDIASIGLNAAVSILGKAYGCGQCGAPPASGSVGSNASGVTGVSGGSGSVGGGSGTLGLVPANPQPTADLPVFSCPRRPNLGREGRPIGLRANHFQISMPRGFVHHYDINIQPDKCPRKVNREIIETMVHAYSKIFGTLKPVFDGRNNLYTRDPLPIGNDRLELEVTLPGEGKDRVFRVTIKWVAQVSLYALEEALEGRTRQIPYDAILALDVVMRHLPSMTYTPVGRSFFSSPDGYYHPLGGGREVWFGFHQSVRPSQWKMMLNIDVSATAFYKAQPVIDFMCEVLDIRDINEQRKPLTDSQRVKFTKEIKGLKIEITHCGTMKRKYRVCNVTRRPAQMQSFPLQLENGQTVECTVAKYFLDKYKMKLRYPHLPCLQVGQEHKHTYLPLEVSNIVPGQRCIKKLTDMQTSTMIKATARSAPDREREINNLVRRADFNNDSYVQEFGLTISNHMMEVRGRVLPPPKLQYGGRISSLGGQSKQQALPNQGVWDMRGKQFFTGVEIRVWAIACFAPQRTVREDALKNFTQQLQKISNDAGMPIIGQPCFCKYATGPDQVEPMFKYLKSTFVSLQLVVVVLPGKTPVYAEVKRVGDTVLGMATQCVQAKNVNKTSPQTLSNLCLKINVKLGGINSILVPSLRPKVFNEPVIFLGADVTHPPAGDNKKPSIAAVVGSMDAHPSRYAATVRVQQHRQEIIQEMSSMVRELLIMFYKSTGGFKPHRIIMYRDGVSEGQFIHVLQHELTAVREACIKLEADYKPGITFIVVQKRHHTRLFCSDKKEQSGKSGNIPAGTTVDVGITHPTEFDFYLCSHQGIQGTSRPSHYHVLWDDNHFDSDELQCLTYQLCHTYVRCTRSVSIPAPAYYAHLVAFRARYHLVEKEHDSGEGSHQSGCSEDRTPGAMARAITVHADTKKVMYFA encoded by the exons ATGTCTACAGAAAGAGAATTAACACCTGGTGGTCCAGAACCACTGGCGCATTTGTCGATTCCGGACATCGCATCAATTGGATTAAATGCAGCGGTTAGCATCTTGGGAAAGGCGTATGGATGCGGGCAGTGTGGAG CACCCCCAGCCAGTGGAAGTGTCGGTTCCAATGCAAGTGGTGTTACGGGAGTTTCGGGAGGGAGTGGGAGTGTCGGAGGAGGGAGTGGAACATTGGGGTTGGTACCAGCCAACCCCCAACCAACCGCTGATTTACCAGTATTCTCATGCCCTCGTCGACCCAATTTAGGTCGCGAAGGTCGACCTATTGGTCTAAGAGCAAATCATTTCCAAATATCAATGCCTAGAGGATTCGTCCATCACTATGATATCaatatacaaccagataaatgCCCTCGAAAG gTAAATAGGGAAATTATTGAGACAATGGTACATGCATATAGCAAAATTTTCGGAACTTTAAAACCAGTATTTGATGGCCGAAATAATCTTTATACACGAGACCCATTACCGATTGGTAACGATAGACTCGAATTAGAAGTAACCTTACCTGGTGAAGGTAAAGATCGTGTTTTTCGCGTAACTATTAAATGGGTCGCACAG GTTTCGCTATATGCTTTGGAAGAAGCGCTTGAGGGGCGCACTCGACAAATACCTTATGATGCCATCCTTGCCTTGGATGTTGTTATGCGGCATTTACCATCTATGACGTATACTCCTGTTGGCAGGAGCTTTTTCTCATCTCCAGATGGTTACTATCATCCTCTCGGTGGGGGGCGAGAAGTTTGGTTTGGTTTCCATCAATCTGTTCGACCAAGCCAATGGAAAATGATGCTTAACATCGATG TTTCGGCAACTGCATTTTACAAGGCTCAACCAGTGATAGATTTTATGTGTGAAGTTCTCGATATCAGAGATATCAACGAGCAGAGAAAACCACTGACTGATTCACAAAGAGTCAAATTCACCAAAGAAATCAAAGGTTTGAAAATAGAAATAACGCATTGTGGtacaatgaaaagaaaatatagaGTATGCAACGTTACACGACGACCTGCACAAATGCAATC ATTCCCTTTACAATTAGAAAATGGACAAACAGTGGAATGTACTGTAGCCAAGTATTTCTTAGACaagtataaaatgaaattacgCTATCCTCATCTTCCTTGTCTTCAAGTTGGTCAAgagcacaaacacacatatttacCCTTAGAAGTATCAAATATCGTTCCAGGACAgagatgtataaaaaaattgacagaTATGCAAACGTCGACGATGATTAAAGCAACAGCTCGTAGCGCTCCAGATAG AGAACGAGAGATCAATAATTTAGTTCGACGAGCCGATTTCAATAATGATTCGTACGTGCAAGAATTTGGTTTGACAATTAGCAATCATATGATGGAAGTACGTGGTCGAGTATTGCCACCTCCTAAACTACAATATGGTGGACGAATTTCTTCACTGGGAGGACaa AGTAAACAGCAGGCGCTGCCCAATCAGGGAGTGTGGGATATGCGTGGAAAACAGTTCTTCACTGGAGTTGAAATTCGCGTCTGGGCCATCGCATGTTTTGCACCGCAACGTACTGTTCGGGAGGATGCTTTAAA AAATTTTACGCAGCAGCTGCAAAAGATCTCGAACGATGCTGGCATGCCGATAATAGGACAACCTTGCTTTTGCAAATACGCCACTGGACCTGATCAAGTTGAACCTAtgttcaaatatttgaaatctaCATTTGTTTCATTGCAGTTAGTTGTCGTTGTTCTTCCAGGAAAAACTCCAGTTtatg CTGAAGTAAAAAGAGTTGGAGATACTGTTCTCGGAATGGCTACTCAATGCGTCCAAGCAAAAAATGTCAATAAAACATCACCACAGACATTAAGCAATCTCTGTTTGAAAATTAATGTTAAATTGGGTGGCATAAACTCAATTTTGGTGCCGTCTCTTAGACCCAAAGTGTTCAACGAGCCTGTCATATTTTTGGGAGCCGACGTGACACATCCTCCCGCTGGAGACAATAAGAAGCCATCTATAGCAGCCGTTGTCGGGTCAATGGACGCTCATCCGTCTAGATATGCAGCCACTGTACGAGTACAGCAGCATAG GCAGGAGATTATTCAGGAAATGAGTAGTATGGTCCGTGAGTTACTCATAATGTTCTATAAAAGTACGGGTGGTTTCAAACCGCACCGAATCATCATGTACCGAGATGGTGTGTCAGAAGGACAGTTTATACATGTTTTACAACACGAATTGACTGCGGTCCGTGAAGCTTGCATTAAACTCGAAGCCGATTATAAACCTGGTATAACATTCATTGTGGTGCAAAAACGTCACCACACCCGACTGTTCTGTTCCGATAAAAAAGAACAGTCTGGCAAGTCTGGAAATATACCTGCAGGCACGACGGTAGACGTTGGCATAACACATCCAACCGAGTTTGACTTTTATTTATGCAGTCATCAAGGTATTCAG ggtACAAGTCGACCATCTCATTACCATGTCTTGTGGGATGATAATCATTTCGATTCAGACGAGCTGCAGTGCTTGACTTATCAGCTATGTCACACGTATGTGCGCTGCACAAGATCGGTGAGCATTCCAGCGCCAGCATACTACGCTCATCTTGTTGCGTTTAGAGCTCGCTATCACCTTGTGGAAAAAGAGCACGATTCTGGTGAAGGCAGTCATCAATCTGGCTGTTCCGAAGATCGCACTCCTGGCGCAATGGCTAGAGCTATCACAGTTCATGCCGACACAAAGAAAGTCATGTACTTTgcttaa
- the AGO1 gene encoding protein argonaute-1 isoform X4: MSTERELTPGGPEPLAHLSIPDIASIGLNAAVSILGKAYGCGQCGAPPASGSVGSNASGVTGVSGGSGSVGGGSGTLGLVPANPQPTADLPVFSCPRRPNLGREGRPIGLRANHFQISMPRGFVHHYDINIQPDKCPRKVNREIIETMVHAYSKIFGTLKPVFDGRNNLYTRDPLPIGNDRLELEVTLPGEGKDRVFRVTIKWVAQVSLYALEEALEGRTRQIPYDAILALDVVMRHLPSMTYTPVGRSFFSSPDGYYHPLGGGREVWFGFHQSVRPSQWKMMLNIDVSATAFYKAQPVIDFMCEVLDIRDINEQRKPLTDSQRVKFTKEIKGLKIEITHCGTMKRKYRVCNVTRRPAQMQSFPLQLENGQTVECTVAKYFLDKYKMKLRYPHLPCLQVGQEHKHTYLPLEVSNIVPGQRCIKKLTDMQTSTMIKATARSAPDREREINNLVRRADFNNDSYVQEFGLTISNHMMEVRGRVLPPPKLQYGGRISSLGGQSKQQALPNQGVWDMRGKQFFTGVEIRVWAIACFAPQRTVREDALKNFTQQLQKISNDAGMPIIGQPCFCKYATGPDQVEPMFKYLKSTFVSLQLVVVVLPGKTPVYAEVKRVGDTVLGMATQCVQAKNVNKTSPQTLSNLCLKINVKLGGINSILVPSLRPKVFNEPVIFLGADVTHPPAGDNKKPSIAAVVGSMDAHPSRYAATVRVQQHSNVWSGVHAGTTFVRADRGGPVAEKQHSFEPAGGRQEIIQEMSSMVRELLIMFYKSTGGFKPHRIIMYRDGVSEGQFIHVLQHELTAVREACIKLEADYKPGITFIVVQKRHHTRLFCSDKKEQSGKSGNIPAGTTVDVGITHPTEFDFYLCSHQGIQGTSRPSHYHVLWDDNHFDSDELQCLTYQLCHTYVRCTRSVSIPAPAYYAHLVAFRARYHLVEKEHDSGEGSHQSGCSEDRTPGAMARAITVHADTKKVMYFA, encoded by the exons ATGTCTACAGAAAGAGAATTAACACCTGGTGGTCCAGAACCACTGGCGCATTTGTCGATTCCGGACATCGCATCAATTGGATTAAATGCAGCGGTTAGCATCTTGGGAAAGGCGTATGGATGCGGGCAGTGTGGAG CACCCCCAGCCAGTGGAAGTGTCGGTTCCAATGCAAGTGGTGTTACGGGAGTTTCGGGAGGGAGTGGGAGTGTCGGAGGAGGGAGTGGAACATTGGGGTTGGTACCAGCCAACCCCCAACCAACCGCTGATTTACCAGTATTCTCATGCCCTCGTCGACCCAATTTAGGTCGCGAAGGTCGACCTATTGGTCTAAGAGCAAATCATTTCCAAATATCAATGCCTAGAGGATTCGTCCATCACTATGATATCaatatacaaccagataaatgCCCTCGAAAG gTAAATAGGGAAATTATTGAGACAATGGTACATGCATATAGCAAAATTTTCGGAACTTTAAAACCAGTATTTGATGGCCGAAATAATCTTTATACACGAGACCCATTACCGATTGGTAACGATAGACTCGAATTAGAAGTAACCTTACCTGGTGAAGGTAAAGATCGTGTTTTTCGCGTAACTATTAAATGGGTCGCACAG GTTTCGCTATATGCTTTGGAAGAAGCGCTTGAGGGGCGCACTCGACAAATACCTTATGATGCCATCCTTGCCTTGGATGTTGTTATGCGGCATTTACCATCTATGACGTATACTCCTGTTGGCAGGAGCTTTTTCTCATCTCCAGATGGTTACTATCATCCTCTCGGTGGGGGGCGAGAAGTTTGGTTTGGTTTCCATCAATCTGTTCGACCAAGCCAATGGAAAATGATGCTTAACATCGATG TTTCGGCAACTGCATTTTACAAGGCTCAACCAGTGATAGATTTTATGTGTGAAGTTCTCGATATCAGAGATATCAACGAGCAGAGAAAACCACTGACTGATTCACAAAGAGTCAAATTCACCAAAGAAATCAAAGGTTTGAAAATAGAAATAACGCATTGTGGtacaatgaaaagaaaatatagaGTATGCAACGTTACACGACGACCTGCACAAATGCAATC ATTCCCTTTACAATTAGAAAATGGACAAACAGTGGAATGTACTGTAGCCAAGTATTTCTTAGACaagtataaaatgaaattacgCTATCCTCATCTTCCTTGTCTTCAAGTTGGTCAAgagcacaaacacacatatttacCCTTAGAAGTATCAAATATCGTTCCAGGACAgagatgtataaaaaaattgacagaTATGCAAACGTCGACGATGATTAAAGCAACAGCTCGTAGCGCTCCAGATAG AGAACGAGAGATCAATAATTTAGTTCGACGAGCCGATTTCAATAATGATTCGTACGTGCAAGAATTTGGTTTGACAATTAGCAATCATATGATGGAAGTACGTGGTCGAGTATTGCCACCTCCTAAACTACAATATGGTGGACGAATTTCTTCACTGGGAGGACaa AGTAAACAGCAGGCGCTGCCCAATCAGGGAGTGTGGGATATGCGTGGAAAACAGTTCTTCACTGGAGTTGAAATTCGCGTCTGGGCCATCGCATGTTTTGCACCGCAACGTACTGTTCGGGAGGATGCTTTAAA AAATTTTACGCAGCAGCTGCAAAAGATCTCGAACGATGCTGGCATGCCGATAATAGGACAACCTTGCTTTTGCAAATACGCCACTGGACCTGATCAAGTTGAACCTAtgttcaaatatttgaaatctaCATTTGTTTCATTGCAGTTAGTTGTCGTTGTTCTTCCAGGAAAAACTCCAGTTtatg CTGAAGTAAAAAGAGTTGGAGATACTGTTCTCGGAATGGCTACTCAATGCGTCCAAGCAAAAAATGTCAATAAAACATCACCACAGACATTAAGCAATCTCTGTTTGAAAATTAATGTTAAATTGGGTGGCATAAACTCAATTTTGGTGCCGTCTCTTAGACCCAAAGTGTTCAACGAGCCTGTCATATTTTTGGGAGCCGACGTGACACATCCTCCCGCTGGAGACAATAAGAAGCCATCTATAGCAGCCGTTGTCGGGTCAATGGACGCTCATCCGTCTAGATATGCAGCCACTGTACGAGTACAGCAGCATAG CAATGTATGGAGCGGCGTGCACGCCGGAACAACATTTGTTAGAGCCGACAGAGGAGGACCGGTTGCCGAAAAACAACATTCGTTTGAACCGGCGGGCGGGCg GCAGGAGATTATTCAGGAAATGAGTAGTATGGTCCGTGAGTTACTCATAATGTTCTATAAAAGTACGGGTGGTTTCAAACCGCACCGAATCATCATGTACCGAGATGGTGTGTCAGAAGGACAGTTTATACATGTTTTACAACACGAATTGACTGCGGTCCGTGAAGCTTGCATTAAACTCGAAGCCGATTATAAACCTGGTATAACATTCATTGTGGTGCAAAAACGTCACCACACCCGACTGTTCTGTTCCGATAAAAAAGAACAGTCTGGCAAGTCTGGAAATATACCTGCAGGCACGACGGTAGACGTTGGCATAACACATCCAACCGAGTTTGACTTTTATTTATGCAGTCATCAAGGTATTCAG ggtACAAGTCGACCATCTCATTACCATGTCTTGTGGGATGATAATCATTTCGATTCAGACGAGCTGCAGTGCTTGACTTATCAGCTATGTCACACGTATGTGCGCTGCACAAGATCGGTGAGCATTCCAGCGCCAGCATACTACGCTCATCTTGTTGCGTTTAGAGCTCGCTATCACCTTGTGGAAAAAGAGCACGATTCTGGTGAAGGCAGTCATCAATCTGGCTGTTCCGAAGATCGCACTCCTGGCGCAATGGCTAGAGCTATCACAGTTCATGCCGACACAAAGAAAGTCATGTACTTTgcttaa
- the AGO1 gene encoding protein argonaute-1 isoform X5: MSTERELTPGGPEPLAHLSIPDIASIGLNAAVSILGKAYGCGQCGESWTPSPPRPPSPSQPQTSFEQLSPPPASGSVGSNASGVTGVSGGSGSVGGGSGTLGLVPANPQPTADLPVFSCPRRPNLGREGRPIGLRANHFQISMPRGFVHHYDINIQPDKCPRKVNREIIETMVHAYSKIFGTLKPVFDGRNNLYTRDPLPIGNDRLELEVTLPGEGKDRVFRVTIKWVAQVSLYALEEALEGRTRQIPYDAILALDVVMRHLPSMTYTPVGRSFFSSPDGYYHPLGGGREVWFGFHQSVRPSQWKMMLNIDVSATAFYKAQPVIDFMCEVLDIRDINEQRKPLTDSQRVKFTKEIKGLKIEITHCGTMKRKYRVCNVTRRPAQMQSFPLQLENGQTVECTVAKYFLDKYKMKLRYPHLPCLQVGQEHKHTYLPLEVSNIVPGQRCIKKLTDMQTSTMIKATARSAPDREREINNLVRRADFNNDSYVQEFGLTISNHMMEVRGRVLPPPKLQYGGRISSLGGQMVACSQSKQQALPNQGVWDMRGKQFFTGVEIRVWAIACFAPQRTVREDALKNFTQQLQKISNDAGMPIIGQPCFCKYATGPDQVEPMFKYLKSTFVSLQLVVVVLPGKTPVYAEVKRVGDTVLGMATQCVQAKNVNKTSPQTLSNLCLKINVKLGGINSILVPSLRPKVFNEPVIFLGADVTHPPAGDNKKPSIAAVVGSMDAHPSRYAATVRVQQHRQEIIQEMSSMVRELLIMFYKSTGGFKPHRIIMYRDGVSEGQFIHVLQHELTAVREACIKLEADYKPGITFIVVQKRHHTRLFCSDKKEQSGKSGNIPAGTTVDVGITHPTEFDFYLCSHQGIQGTSRPSHYHVLWDDNHFDSDELQCLTYQLCHTYVRCTRSVSIPAPAYYAHLVAFRARYHLVEKEHDSGEGSHQSGCSEDRTPGAMARAITVHADTKKVMYFA, encoded by the exons ATGTCTACAGAAAGAGAATTAACACCTGGTGGTCCAGAACCACTGGCGCATTTGTCGATTCCGGACATCGCATCAATTGGATTAAATGCAGCGGTTAGCATCTTGGGAAAGGCGTATGGATGCGGGCAGTGTGGAG AATCATGGACCCCATCGCCGCCACGGCCCCCGAGTCCCTCACAGCCCCAGACCAGCTTCGAACAACTTTCAC CACCCCCAGCCAGTGGAAGTGTCGGTTCCAATGCAAGTGGTGTTACGGGAGTTTCGGGAGGGAGTGGGAGTGTCGGAGGAGGGAGTGGAACATTGGGGTTGGTACCAGCCAACCCCCAACCAACCGCTGATTTACCAGTATTCTCATGCCCTCGTCGACCCAATTTAGGTCGCGAAGGTCGACCTATTGGTCTAAGAGCAAATCATTTCCAAATATCAATGCCTAGAGGATTCGTCCATCACTATGATATCaatatacaaccagataaatgCCCTCGAAAG gTAAATAGGGAAATTATTGAGACAATGGTACATGCATATAGCAAAATTTTCGGAACTTTAAAACCAGTATTTGATGGCCGAAATAATCTTTATACACGAGACCCATTACCGATTGGTAACGATAGACTCGAATTAGAAGTAACCTTACCTGGTGAAGGTAAAGATCGTGTTTTTCGCGTAACTATTAAATGGGTCGCACAG GTTTCGCTATATGCTTTGGAAGAAGCGCTTGAGGGGCGCACTCGACAAATACCTTATGATGCCATCCTTGCCTTGGATGTTGTTATGCGGCATTTACCATCTATGACGTATACTCCTGTTGGCAGGAGCTTTTTCTCATCTCCAGATGGTTACTATCATCCTCTCGGTGGGGGGCGAGAAGTTTGGTTTGGTTTCCATCAATCTGTTCGACCAAGCCAATGGAAAATGATGCTTAACATCGATG TTTCGGCAACTGCATTTTACAAGGCTCAACCAGTGATAGATTTTATGTGTGAAGTTCTCGATATCAGAGATATCAACGAGCAGAGAAAACCACTGACTGATTCACAAAGAGTCAAATTCACCAAAGAAATCAAAGGTTTGAAAATAGAAATAACGCATTGTGGtacaatgaaaagaaaatatagaGTATGCAACGTTACACGACGACCTGCACAAATGCAATC ATTCCCTTTACAATTAGAAAATGGACAAACAGTGGAATGTACTGTAGCCAAGTATTTCTTAGACaagtataaaatgaaattacgCTATCCTCATCTTCCTTGTCTTCAAGTTGGTCAAgagcacaaacacacatatttacCCTTAGAAGTATCAAATATCGTTCCAGGACAgagatgtataaaaaaattgacagaTATGCAAACGTCGACGATGATTAAAGCAACAGCTCGTAGCGCTCCAGATAG AGAACGAGAGATCAATAATTTAGTTCGACGAGCCGATTTCAATAATGATTCGTACGTGCAAGAATTTGGTTTGACAATTAGCAATCATATGATGGAAGTACGTGGTCGAGTATTGCCACCTCCTAAACTACAATATGGTGGACGAATTTCTTCACTGGGAGGACaa ATGGTGGCTTGTTCACAGAGTAAACAGCAGGCGCTGCCCAATCAGGGAGTGTGGGATATGCGTGGAAAACAGTTCTTCACTGGAGTTGAAATTCGCGTCTGGGCCATCGCATGTTTTGCACCGCAACGTACTGTTCGGGAGGATGCTTTAAA AAATTTTACGCAGCAGCTGCAAAAGATCTCGAACGATGCTGGCATGCCGATAATAGGACAACCTTGCTTTTGCAAATACGCCACTGGACCTGATCAAGTTGAACCTAtgttcaaatatttgaaatctaCATTTGTTTCATTGCAGTTAGTTGTCGTTGTTCTTCCAGGAAAAACTCCAGTTtatg CTGAAGTAAAAAGAGTTGGAGATACTGTTCTCGGAATGGCTACTCAATGCGTCCAAGCAAAAAATGTCAATAAAACATCACCACAGACATTAAGCAATCTCTGTTTGAAAATTAATGTTAAATTGGGTGGCATAAACTCAATTTTGGTGCCGTCTCTTAGACCCAAAGTGTTCAACGAGCCTGTCATATTTTTGGGAGCCGACGTGACACATCCTCCCGCTGGAGACAATAAGAAGCCATCTATAGCAGCCGTTGTCGGGTCAATGGACGCTCATCCGTCTAGATATGCAGCCACTGTACGAGTACAGCAGCATAG GCAGGAGATTATTCAGGAAATGAGTAGTATGGTCCGTGAGTTACTCATAATGTTCTATAAAAGTACGGGTGGTTTCAAACCGCACCGAATCATCATGTACCGAGATGGTGTGTCAGAAGGACAGTTTATACATGTTTTACAACACGAATTGACTGCGGTCCGTGAAGCTTGCATTAAACTCGAAGCCGATTATAAACCTGGTATAACATTCATTGTGGTGCAAAAACGTCACCACACCCGACTGTTCTGTTCCGATAAAAAAGAACAGTCTGGCAAGTCTGGAAATATACCTGCAGGCACGACGGTAGACGTTGGCATAACACATCCAACCGAGTTTGACTTTTATTTATGCAGTCATCAAGGTATTCAG ggtACAAGTCGACCATCTCATTACCATGTCTTGTGGGATGATAATCATTTCGATTCAGACGAGCTGCAGTGCTTGACTTATCAGCTATGTCACACGTATGTGCGCTGCACAAGATCGGTGAGCATTCCAGCGCCAGCATACTACGCTCATCTTGTTGCGTTTAGAGCTCGCTATCACCTTGTGGAAAAAGAGCACGATTCTGGTGAAGGCAGTCATCAATCTGGCTGTTCCGAAGATCGCACTCCTGGCGCAATGGCTAGAGCTATCACAGTTCATGCCGACACAAAGAAAGTCATGTACTTTgcttaa